Genomic segment of Bacteroidota bacterium:
GGGATAATTCTGTTTCAGGCTGAATTCGAGAGGTGTTTCGTCTGCACTATAGAGTGTAGATACATTTATCATCACTGAGTTGCTGTAGTGTGATAATCCGTTGTTGTCAATTTGACGCAATCTGTAATAGTAAATACCAGGTAAAGTAATAGTTCTATCAAAATATCTATATTCGTGTTGTTCAAGGGTTGTCCCGCGTCCCTCCACAAAGCTTTCAGGAATCTCTTCAAAATTTAACTCATTTTCAGCACTTCGTTCTACATAGAAACCATAGTTATTAATTTCACTGATTGTTGACCACTTTAATTCGACAGTCCCATTAGTGTGTAAAAAATTGGCGGTGAATGAAGTTAAAGTTACGGGCAAATACGTATCGCCTGGGTTATCAATTCCAGAAAAATAGAATCGAGTTTCTCCACCAACGGATGTATAAATTCCTCCTGCATATACTTTCGCGGTATTAGTATTAAGCGAAATTGATTTAACCCATCCATTTAAATTTGGATTCCAAATAGTTAAAAATCCTGTTGAGGTTTCGATTTCTGCTAAATAATTTCGACTGGTTCCACCTATATTTGTGAAAGATCCACCTACATATATGCTCGCCCCGGAGGCTATAATTGAATGAACCACTCCATTTGCATTGGGATCCCAAAAAGAAGAATTGCCAGTAGTAGCATCGATTGTGGCAATTCGGTTTCTATTTTGGCCACCGATATTAGTAAAATTACCTCCTGCGTATATATTAGAACCTGAAACGGCTAAGGCACGCACTGTCGCGTCTGCATCGGGATTCCAATCTTTTACACTACCAGTGTATGCATCGATTGCAGCGATTCTTCTCCGTTGGAGATTGGTAACAAGACCTAATCGTTCAAAAGTACCACCAAAATATAATGTTGAACCAGAGACAGCAAGTGACAGTACTCCAACACCGGTACTTTTACCGGAATCATCAAGTGCATCTACATTCCAGTTTCTTGAAAGACCAGTATTAATATCAAGGGCTGCAATCTTGATATCTGCTCCACCACCGATGTAATTAAAATATCCGGCGGCATAAATATTTGAGTCTAATACAGCGAGTGCCATAACGTTGCCATTTGCATTCGGATTCCAGTTTGTTAAATTTCCAGTGTTTATGTCGAATGCAGCAATTCTGTTTCTTGTTAGTCCACCAATATTTGTAAACTCACCACCGACAAAAATTTTTGAGCCGTAAACCAAGAAAGCGTAAACATTACCATTTGCATTCGGGTTCCAAGGTGTAGCGTTTCCAGTTGTTGCATCAATCGCAGCAATTCTATTTCTTGTTATTCTACCGATTGTTACAAAGGTTCCCCCAGCATACACTGTGGTCCCGGAAACAGCGAGCGCTAAGACATTACTATTTGAATTAGGATTCCAGCTTGTGGCATTGCCGGTTGTTAGTGCAAGTTCGGCAATATAATTTCGTGCAACGCCTCCGATGTTTGTAAATGAACCCGCGATATATAATCTTGATCCGTAAAAAACAATTTCACTTACTGGGGCATTCGCATTAGGATTCCAATTCGTTGCACTTCCGTTCGATTGATTGATCTCAGCAATATAATTGCGCGATTGAGCGCCAATGTTTGTGAATCTTCCACCCGCATAAACGGAAGAATCTGAAAAAGCTATTGTCTCGACAAAATAATCTGCATTAGGATTCCAGCTTGTTGCATTTCCCGTTGTTGAATCCAATTCGGCGATATAGTTTCTGTTCCCACCACCTATGTTCGTGAATCTTCCCCCTGTGAACACTGAAGAACCAGAAATTGCAATAGTACTAACGATGCTATCCGCATTAGGATTCCAGTTTGTTGCATTGCCAGTTGTTAGGTCAATTTTTGCGATATAGTTTCTAGTTGCTTCACCAATGTTGGTAAACGAACCTCCAGCATATATGCTTGAACCTGAAACAACTAAAGCACTTACTGAAGCGTTTGCGTTAGGATTCCAGCTTGAAGCAAGTCCTGTAACGGCATTAAGTGCGGCTATCCTATTTCTAGTTGCAGCTCCAATGCTTGTAAAAATTCCAGCAACGTACACAGTTGTATCAGAAACAACTATATCATTTATGGAAGCATTTGAATTTGGATTCCAGTTCAGGTTTAAGGACTTATCCGGTAGTATGTGGGCAATTCGATTTCGCGTTACACCACCTACCGAAGTAAAAACGCCTCCTATATACCATCCTCCGGAACCGTCCGAGGTAACAGTATAAATATCTCCATTTACTTTAGGGAAATCAGTATCGGCTCGGGATGTGTTTACATCAATGACGGCTCCACGTCCTGTTACGGGTCCAACTAATGTAAAACTCCCTCCGATGTAAACAGTATTGCCTGAGGTAGCTGTTGCTGTTACCTCACCGTTCGTAACCCATAAATTATTTTGTATTGATTGGGTGAGTGCTTGGTTAAGTATAGTCAAACTGATAATTAACAAAAAAAAGATTTTAAGTAAATTATTCATTTAAATATTCTCCATAGTTATTAAGATTTTTTTTTAAAATATAACATTATCTATCCATAATGTCAATAAAAATAACAAGGAGTGTGCTATAAATCATACAAAGGAATATTAATAAAAAACGTTTATATTTACTTAAAAACAAAATATTTGGATCATTTTTTTTAATTATTTTTAAAAATCTGTAGCATAATTAACTCGGCGTGGAGATCAATATTTACAAAAATTATCAATTCATATTTTTACTCAGTATACTTAAAGACGGTCGTGTTACCGGTCAACTTATTAGGCTTGGGTTTAGGGATATGGAAATTCTTTCGATTTAACAAGTATTTTTAAATGATATCCTTCGTGACTAAATTCTTTTGGAAATTCACGTCGGTTTTGCCACAGATTTCTTATTTCACAACTTGATATTGATTTCTTCTTTATTTAAATTTACATCAATTAACGTAGCTGAAAAATAAATAAAAATAGATCAAATGGGTAAAATCAGAACTTTTAATAATCAAGATATACCTCAGGTAATTGATCTCAATATCAGGCTCTTCCCCGGTAGTTCGAGCTTATCCCGCGAAAAGCAGGAATTCTTGTTTGCGGAAGTTTGTTTTCGAAATCCCTGGCATCATCCGGATATAAGCTCGCTGGTCTACGAAGAAAACGATGGTAGGGTAACCGGATTTTTATGTGTTGTGCCTCGCCATTTTTCATTTAATGGACAAATCATAACAGTTGCTGTTGGTCAACATTTAATGGTCGACCGGACTGCATTAGCGAGCGTACAATTATTTAAAAAATTTTTAGAAGGACCGCAAGACCTTTCGATTACCGATATGGCGATAGATCTTGCAAAACCGATTTGGGGCAGGTTTGGTGGTACAACAATTTATACACATAGTATTTATTGGCGGCGGGTTCTCAGACCTTTAAGTTTTGCTTCTTCTTTTCTAAAAAAAGAAAAATCGATCTTACATTCATTTGCTAATGTAAATCCGCTATGGGCTACATTAGATTCAATTGTAAATAAATTTCCGTCTAAAATTTTTCATTTTAAATTACCAAATGTAATAAGCGAGGAATTGACCACTGTTGAATTTCTTCAGAATCTTCCTAATTTTAATAAAGATAAAAAATTATTCCCAGTTTATACCGCAGAATCGTTGAGTTGGCTATTTGCCCGACTAACACAGGAAGAGAGATTCGGAGTGTTTCAAAAGACTTTAGTGCGTGATACCGATAATAAAATTCTCGGTTGGTATCTTTATAATTTAAAACCAAAGGGTAGAAGTGAAGTGCTTCAAATAATTGCTCGTAAAGATTCAATCAATACAATTCTTGATCATCTTTTCTACAACGCTTGGAAAAAAGGGTCGGTTGAATTATGTGGAAGAATTGATCCACAATTCATGAAAGAGTTTAGTAACAAATACTGCCTTTTCATGCCCGGACGAAATTGGATGTTAGCTCATTCCAGAAACCCGGAAATAATTAATGCTTTACATTCTAACGAGGCACATCATACCCGTTTGGAAGGCGATTTATGGTTTTTATAAAAGGATATCAAGGATAATATATGCTATACACAACGTGCGATTTAATTAATAAATACGACATAGGATTTGCATCAAAGGTTGTTTTAATTGAGAACAATGAGAAAGTAACTTACTCCGAGTTACAAGATAAGGTAAATAAGTTTGCCTCATTTATTTCGAACAAAGGTTTGAAGAAAGGCGACCGGATAGCAATTTATCTTCCACGATCGATTGACGCTGTAGTAGCGCTATTTGCAACATGGCTGAACGGATGCATCGGTGTTATCATAAATGATGTTCTTAAAAAACAACAGGTGAATTATATAATCGACCACTCTGGAGCTTCACTAATCATTTCAAACGAAAAAATGTTCTCATCTCTTGAAGCTACATCATTAACAAAAGAAGCAGTGGTCCGAATCGATCAAAAGTTTACCGAATCGGGAAATGTAAATTATCCGAAAGTGATAGGTTCAGATGTCGCATTAATTATTTACACATCCGGCTCGACCGGAATGCCGAAAGGGGTAATTCTAAGTCACACAAATTTAATATCAGGTGCATACATTATATCCGATTATTTAAAGTTAAACCATAACGATATAATCTTAAGCTTGCTGCCCTTCAGTTTTGATTATGGACTTAATCAATTATTGACGGTCGTGTTAGTGGAGGGGACTCTTGTAATACAAAACTCAGTTTTCCCGGCAGATATTTGTAAAACGCTATTGACCGAAAATATTACCGGTATGGCTGGAGTTCCATTATTATGGCAGCAACTCGCGCACGATAGGTCTCCTTTTATTAAAAAACAATTTCCAAGTTTGCGCTATATTACAAATTCTGGTGGACGAATGCCCGAAAGTTTAACCCGTTTATTCCGTAAATGCCATCCACGCGTTCAGATTTATCTTATGTACGGTTTAACTGAAGCGTTCCGTTCAACTTACCTTCCGCCGACCGAAGTGGATGTTCGACCAACTTCAATGGGGCGTGCAATACCAAATGTTGAAATTCTTTTATTGAATGAAAATAGAGAAAAATGTAAAGCGGGTGAGGTAGGAGAGGTTGTCCATCGAGGGGCATGTGTTGCTTTAGGATATTGGCGCGATGATAAAAATACTGCTGAGCGTTTTGGATATTTAGATTTGCCCGAACACGGCGGTGTGTATAAAGAGCGCGTCGTTTTTTCCGGTGATTATGCGAAGATGGATGAAGAGGGTTATTTGTATTATGTCGGAAGAAAAGACCAGATGATTAAAAGTCACAGTGTAAGGGTCAGTCCTGAAGAAATTGAAGCATTTTTATTTGCATCGGATATGTTGGCTCATGTTGTGGTTTTTGCAGTTCCAAAAAATGAAATCGAACAAAGTATTATTGCGGCAATAATGCCACGCGACCCTTCGACTTTTAATAGTAATAAACTATTAGCTTACTGTAAAACAGAGATGCCGGATTACATGATACCTTCGGATATCTGGTTAATTAATAGTGTACCCCAAACTTCGACCGGTAAACCGGATAGGGTAAAACTTAAGGAATTATACTTAGCAAGGGAAGCTACGGTAGAGAATAAAAATCACATAGCAGAATGATTAAGTTTTGAACTGAGGAATTCTTTGATCTTTTCTATAGAATCAAAATTTTCAGCAACTAATTCCTCGTCATCAAATCGGATGTTATAATTAGATTCGAGAAATGAAATTAACTCAAGTGTTCCCATTGAATCAATTATTCCAGTGCCAAGCAGAGAAACAGTATTGTCAATCTTTTTCTCTTGATTAAATAAAAAATTTTTGCTTATAAAATTGCTTACAGTTTTTCCGATTTCTTCTTTATTCATATTCCTTGTACTCTATCGATGATTGTTGAAAAGTTGAAATTATTATTTCTAATTGAAGGATTTTCTTTTATATAGCTCTGAACCAGCAATTGAGCTGAAAGAATTCCTATAAAGCCCATGTTATCCGAGTTACTAACAGATGAATAATTTCCCTCCTTAATTATTTTGCTTACTTTATTGAAAAGCCCCCTCGAAGTTTTTACATCAAACAAACCGAATGATTTAAGTAAGTTTTCTGAAAACATCTCCTGAACATATTGATTACTGCTGTTAGTTAAAAAGGAGATTGCATCCGGTGCGCGGTAGGGCTGCTTTTTCCTCTCGATAATTTCATCAGGAATTTTTCCTTTTGCTACCCGCTTCAATATATATTTTTCGTTTAGTCCAATGAGCTTATAATCGGATGGGAGATTGTTGCAAAATTCTATAACATCAATATCGAGGAATGGAAATCTTCCTTCAACCGAGTGCGACATCAGCATTCTGTCGCCCTGAGAAGATATTATGTAACCTGAAAATAAAGTAATTATTTCTAAAAATTGTGCACGCGACAGGGTGTCCCAATCAGCAAACTCCTCTGGCAATGCATCTGAAATATCAGGTTTTGGTAAAGTTTGTAATTGACCTTGCAGCTCAGCCGAAAAGAATTTCTTTAAACTTGCGGTGGTTGTCCAACGTGGGACATGCGAAAAGTCAAATTTATTCAAATTATCGAAACCACGTTTCCAGAATTCTATTGAGATCCCTTTGGCATGCATCGGAGACCGGGCAAGGTATGGATATAGGCGTTCGAATAGAAGCGGACGGATTTTTGACATGGGTTGATTTGCCAAAAACCGGCGAATTTTATCTTCGCGAAAGAGGTCGTAGCCCGCAAGAAATTCATCAGCCCCCTCACCGGTTATTACAGCTTTAAAACCATAGTTGTTTACAAGTTTTGATAATATAAATAAAGGAACCGGAGCCGTTCTTAAAATGGGTCGCTCGGTATGTTTTATAATTTCCGGGAAATAATCAGCAATATCTTTTTTAGTAACAACAATTTCTTCATGCTTGCTTTCCAAAGTTGCAGCTAACATGTGCTGAAATTTTGTTTCATCAAATTCTGCATCTTCGAAACGGATTGAAAAAGTGCGAAATTCACCTTGCTTAACTTTTCGACCCATCCAAGCTACCAACGAGCTATCTAACCCGCCAGAGAGGTAACTTCCTACCGGCACATCAGCTCGCATAATCCGAAGTTTTGTTGCATTTAAAAGTTTTTCTTCTAACTGTTGAGTCGCTTCAGTAATATTAGAATAACTTCTTGGAGAAAACTTATCCTTCTCCGGAAAGGTAGGCTGCCAATATCTTTTATCAATTTTGTTCTTACCATACTCATATATCCGAATAGTTCCCGGTTTTAATTCCTCAATTCCTGAAAAAATTGTTTCAGGAGCAATGGGAGCCCAATACGTAAAAATTTGGTCGAGAGCTATTGCATTTATTTCGCGGGTTACAGAAGGATCTGCAAAGATTGCTTTAACTTCACTCGCAAACCATACCCGATTGTTTTCCTCTTTGATATAAAGTGGAAGGATGCCCACGTGGTCTCTCGATAGGACGAGCTTTTTGCGTCGAGAATCCCAAATAGCAACAGCCCATTGTCCGTTAAACTTTTTGAAGCACTCATCTCCCCAATTCTCGTAGGCATGAATTACAACTTCAGTATCAGATTTAGTTTTGAAGCGGTGGCCAAATATTTCCAACTCCGAACGTAATTCGATGTAATTAAAAATTTCTCCATTAAATGTAATCCAAAGAGTTTCATCCTCATTACATAGGGGTTGCTGTCCCGTAGTCAAATCAATAATTGATAAACGAGCATGAGCCATACCAGCGTTCAAATCTCTGTAATAACCGAATTCATCAGGACCACGATGCGAAAGTGTGCCAATCATACTTTTAAGAAATTCTACAGATGGTGGCGGATGGTTTTCGGTTAAATTAATAATTCCAGCTATTCCGCACATATTAGATTTTTATAATTTCCGAAATTGGCTCAACCAACAAAGGGGGAGTGTGTAAGTAACGTGTTGCTCTCCGTTTTGATTCGATATCTTTGTAAACTCGTTCTATTTGATCTTCCTCTAATCCGATTGCCATGGCGACTTCGTTCTCAGGGATGTTATAATTATAAGCATACAAGCACAAATCCAATTTATCGTACGATAATGAGAAGAAAAATTCTTCCTGGGTTTGCGAGAGTGAATATGTATCGGTTGTAGGAGGTTTTGAATAAATCTCTTCAGGAAGCCCTAATGCTTTTGCTAGTGCATAGACTTGAGTTTTATACAAATGTGCAATTGGCTTGAAGTCGGCGCTTCCGTCTCCATTTTTAACAAAAAAACCTTGATCATATTCTAAACGGTTCGGTGTTCCACAGACTGCATAGTTCAATCTGTCAGCATAATAATACTCGATTGCTTTCCTCGTTCTTTGCTTCCAATTAGTTGCAGCAATAAGTTTTAAGTAAGTTTGAGGAGACATCCGCTTTGCCGTCTGTTGTCCGTCAGGGGATTCGACAGTGAGGCGAAAAATATTTAAACGATTACCGTCGAGAATAGAAGGGATGGATATTTTACATTTCCATTTCGAATTATATTCCGGAAATAACTCCTGAATCGCTTCAATTTGTCGCTGATAGCATCCCGAAGATTCAAGAATTGGAGTAATATCTTCAGTAACCATTTTAATTCCTAATTGATTCGCAAGCAAATTTGCAAGCGAGGCAGATTCGGGAGATGAGTCGCGTTCTGGCATCTGGATAGCAAAAATATTTTCTTTACCCAATGCTAAAGTGCAGAGAGAGGCGCAGACCGAACTATCGACACCGCCTGAAATTCCAATCACGACACCTCGTCGTTTCAGCACTTTTAAAATTTGCTCGCGAATTGATGAAGTTATTTTTTCGATAGTTTGTTTTGTATCGATTTCTAATATGTTATTTGAGAAAGCCATTTTATTTATTTCTTATTTAATAATTATGGTCGGGTAGGTGGGTATGGTAATTCTTTAGGTTTTTGTTCATCCGTACCTTTAGATGTAACGATTGCAACAATTCCTGCAGTTGCAGCTATTCCACCTAAAACATAATACAGCCAGGTTTTCGATTCGGCAACGGGCTTCACATATATTTCAAAATAATATCCTTCTTTGCTAAATCCTTGTGGGAAATCGCGTCGGTAATACCAACGAATTTCTTTGTTCTCACCTGCGTAATAACCTTCGCCAATATCGCCCTCAACTGTAAGCGGTTTGATATTAAATGTTGGGTCATCTTCCTTTTTCATCACAACACTTACTTCATACTTAGATTTAGCAGAGCCTACTAAATCATACTGTATGATGATAATGTCGCTTTTAGTTATCCACTTTAAATT
This window contains:
- the nadE gene encoding NAD(+) synthase translates to MAFSNNILEIDTKQTIEKITSSIREQILKVLKRRGVVIGISGGVDSSVCASLCTLALGKENIFAIQMPERDSSPESASLANLLANQLGIKMVTEDITPILESSGCYQRQIEAIQELFPEYNSKWKCKISIPSILDGNRLNIFRLTVESPDGQQTAKRMSPQTYLKLIAATNWKQRTRKAIEYYYADRLNYAVCGTPNRLEYDQGFFVKNGDGSADFKPIAHLYKTQVYALAKALGLPEEIYSKPPTTDTYSLSQTQEEFFFSLSYDKLDLCLYAYNYNIPENEVAMAIGLEEDQIERVYKDIESKRRATRYLHTPPLLVEPISEIIKI
- a CDS encoding acyl carrier protein, with the translated sequence MNKEEIGKTVSNFISKNFLFNQEKKIDNTVSLLGTGIIDSMGTLELISFLESNYNIRFDDEELVAENFDSIEKIKEFLSSKLNHSAM
- a CDS encoding AMP-binding protein — protein: MLYTTCDLINKYDIGFASKVVLIENNEKVTYSELQDKVNKFASFISNKGLKKGDRIAIYLPRSIDAVVALFATWLNGCIGVIINDVLKKQQVNYIIDHSGASLIISNEKMFSSLEATSLTKEAVVRIDQKFTESGNVNYPKVIGSDVALIIYTSGSTGMPKGVILSHTNLISGAYIISDYLKLNHNDIILSLLPFSFDYGLNQLLTVVLVEGTLVIQNSVFPADICKTLLTENITGMAGVPLLWQQLAHDRSPFIKKQFPSLRYITNSGGRMPESLTRLFRKCHPRVQIYLMYGLTEAFRSTYLPPTEVDVRPTSMGRAIPNVEILLLNENREKCKAGEVGEVVHRGACVALGYWRDDKNTAERFGYLDLPEHGGVYKERVVFSGDYAKMDEEGYLYYVGRKDQMIKSHSVRVSPEEIEAFLFASDMLAHVVVFAVPKNEIEQSIIAAIMPRDPSTFNSNKLLAYCKTEMPDYMIPSDIWLINSVPQTSTGKPDRVKLKELYLAREATVENKNHIAE
- a CDS encoding T9SS type A sorting domain-containing protein, with the protein product MNNLLKIFFLLIISLTILNQALTQSIQNNLWVTNGEVTATATSGNTVYIGGSFTLVGPVTGRGAVIDVNTSRADTDFPKVNGDIYTVTSDGSGGWYIGGVFTSVGGVTRNRIAHILPDKSLNLNWNPNSNASINDIVVSDTTVYVAGIFTSIGAATRNRIAALNAVTGLASSWNPNANASVSALVVSGSSIYAGGSFTNIGEATRNYIAKIDLTTGNATNWNPNADSIVSTIAISGSSVFTGGRFTNIGGGNRNYIAELDSTTGNATSWNPNADYFVETIAFSDSSVYAGGRFTNIGAQSRNYIAEINQSNGSATNWNPNANAPVSEIVFYGSRLYIAGSFTNIGGVARNYIAELALTTGNATSWNPNSNSNVLALAVSGTTVYAGGTFVTIGRITRNRIAAIDATTGNATPWNPNANGNVYAFLVYGSKIFVGGEFTNIGGLTRNRIAAFDINTGNLTNWNPNANGNVMALAVLDSNIYAAGYFNYIGGGADIKIAALDINTGLSRNWNVDALDDSGKSTGVGVLSLAVSGSTLYFGGTFERLGLVTNLQRRRIAAIDAYTGSVKDWNPDADATVRALAVSGSNIYAGGNFTNIGGQNRNRIATIDATTGNSSFWDPNANGVVHSIIASGASIYVGGSFTNIGGTSRNYLAEIETSTGFLTIWNPNLNGWVKSISLNTNTAKVYAGGIYTSVGGETRFYFSGIDNPGDTYLPVTLTSFTANFLHTNGTVELKWSTISEINNYGFYVERSAENELNFEEIPESFVEGRGTTLEQHEYRYFDRTITLPGIYYYRLRQIDNNGLSHYSNSVMINVSTLYSADETPLEFSLKQNYPNPFNPSTTIKFSLPVKSNVSLKVYDLLGSEISTLISQELPEGNHIVRWDAKEFASGLYFYRLEAGTFTQIKKLMILK
- the asnB gene encoding asparagine synthase (glutamine-hydrolyzing) — protein: MCGIAGIINLTENHPPPSVEFLKSMIGTLSHRGPDEFGYYRDLNAGMAHARLSIIDLTTGQQPLCNEDETLWITFNGEIFNYIELRSELEIFGHRFKTKSDTEVVIHAYENWGDECFKKFNGQWAVAIWDSRRKKLVLSRDHVGILPLYIKEENNRVWFASEVKAIFADPSVTREINAIALDQIFTYWAPIAPETIFSGIEELKPGTIRIYEYGKNKIDKRYWQPTFPEKDKFSPRSYSNITEATQQLEEKLLNATKLRIMRADVPVGSYLSGGLDSSLVAWMGRKVKQGEFRTFSIRFEDAEFDETKFQHMLAATLESKHEEIVVTKKDIADYFPEIIKHTERPILRTAPVPLFILSKLVNNYGFKAVITGEGADEFLAGYDLFREDKIRRFLANQPMSKIRPLLFERLYPYLARSPMHAKGISIEFWKRGFDNLNKFDFSHVPRWTTTASLKKFFSAELQGQLQTLPKPDISDALPEEFADWDTLSRAQFLEIITLFSGYIISSQGDRMLMSHSVEGRFPFLDIDVIEFCNNLPSDYKLIGLNEKYILKRVAKGKIPDEIIERKKQPYRAPDAISFLTNSSNQYVQEMFSENLLKSFGLFDVKTSRGLFNKVSKIIKEGNYSSVSNSDNMGFIGILSAQLLVQSYIKENPSIRNNNFNFSTIIDRVQGI